From a single Sinorhizobium sp. RAC02 genomic region:
- the efp gene encoding elongation factor P: MVKIIASSVRKGNVLEVEGKLYVVLTAQNFHPGKGTPVTQVDMRRISDGVKVSERYRTTEQVERAFVEDSEHNFLYQDGDGFHFMNPQSYDQLTMSVEDIGDLKAYLQEGMTVVLSVYEGVAIAIDLPRHVTLEIMETEPVVKGQTASSSYKPAILSNGIRTLVPPHISAGTRVVIATEDGSYVERAKD; this comes from the coding sequence ATGGTAAAGATCATCGCCTCTTCCGTCCGCAAGGGCAATGTCCTCGAGGTCGAAGGCAAGCTCTATGTCGTGCTGACGGCGCAGAACTTCCACCCGGGCAAGGGCACGCCGGTCACCCAGGTCGACATGCGCCGCATTTCCGACGGCGTGAAGGTTTCCGAACGCTACCGCACGACCGAGCAGGTCGAGCGCGCTTTCGTCGAGGACAGCGAGCACAACTTCCTCTACCAGGACGGCGACGGCTTCCATTTCATGAACCCGCAGAGCTACGATCAGCTCACCATGTCCGTCGAGGATATCGGCGACCTGAAGGCCTATCTGCAGGAAGGCATGACGGTCGTGCTGTCGGTTTACGAAGGCGTGGCGATCGCCATCGACCTGCCGCGCCACGTCACGCTCGAGATCATGGAGACCGAGCCGGTCGTCAAGGGCCAGACCGCATCGTCCTCCTACAAGCCGGCGATCCTGTCGAACGGCATCCGCACGCTGGTACCGCCGCACATCTCGGCCGGCACGCGCGTCGTCATCGCGACGGAAGACGGTTCCTACGTGGAACGCGCCAAGGATTGA
- the epmA gene encoding EF-P lysine aminoacylase EpmA — translation MRATSQKPSPWWTPDVHADRRPFLMARNRIQAALRGWFASHDFVEVDTATLQVSPGNEAHLHAFQTAAIGHSGAETPLYLHTSPEFACKKILAAGEPRIACFAHVYRNRERGPLHHPEFAMLEWYRAGETYDALMADCAEMLALAADIAGAVLLTYRGATCDPTLTPERLTVADAFQRHAGIDLLASIDPDGSTDRQRLATAMQVAGLRVADDDIWADLFSRVLVEKVEPELGFGRATILCEYPVAEAALARPAPHDRRVAERFELYACGVELANAFGELTDAAEQRRRFELEMAEKARVYGETYPLDEDFLAALAIMPEASGIALGFDRLVMLATGAARIDQVIWAPVAETAP, via the coding sequence ATGCGCGCCACAAGCCAAAAACCCTCGCCCTGGTGGACGCCCGACGTCCATGCCGATCGCCGGCCGTTCCTGATGGCGCGAAACCGCATCCAGGCGGCGTTGCGCGGCTGGTTTGCCAGCCACGATTTTGTCGAGGTGGATACCGCGACGCTGCAGGTCTCGCCCGGCAATGAGGCGCATCTGCACGCCTTCCAGACCGCCGCGATCGGTCATTCCGGTGCCGAAACGCCGCTCTACCTGCACACCTCGCCGGAATTCGCCTGCAAGAAGATTCTGGCGGCCGGCGAGCCGCGCATCGCCTGCTTCGCCCATGTCTACCGCAACCGCGAGCGCGGGCCGCTGCACCACCCGGAATTCGCCATGCTGGAATGGTACCGGGCGGGCGAAACCTATGACGCGCTGATGGCGGATTGCGCGGAGATGCTGGCGCTTGCCGCCGATATCGCGGGGGCTGTGTTGCTGACATACCGCGGCGCGACCTGCGACCCTACCCTGACCCCGGAGCGGCTGACCGTGGCGGACGCCTTCCAACGCCATGCCGGCATCGACCTGCTCGCCTCGATCGATCCCGATGGTTCGACGGACCGGCAGCGCCTCGCCACGGCCATGCAGGTAGCCGGCCTGCGCGTTGCGGACGACGACATCTGGGCGGACCTGTTCAGCCGCGTGCTGGTGGAGAAGGTGGAGCCGGAACTCGGCTTCGGCCGCGCCACCATCCTGTGCGAATATCCGGTTGCGGAAGCCGCCCTTGCCCGCCCCGCGCCGCATGACCGCCGCGTTGCCGAACGGTTCGAACTCTATGCCTGCGGCGTCGAACTGGCCAACGCCTTCGGCGAACTGACGGACGCCGCCGAACAGCGTCGCCGCTTCGAGCTGGAAATGGCGGAGAAGGCGCGTGTCTACGGCGAAACCTATCCGCTCGACGAGGACTTTTTGGCCGCCCTTGCCATCATGCCGGAGGCGAGCGGCATCGCGCTCGGCTTCGACCGGCTGGTCATGCTGGCGACGGGGGCAGCGCGCATCGACCAGGTGATCTGGGCGCCCGTTGCGGAGACGGCGCCATGA
- a CDS encoding lysine-2,3-aminomutase-like protein, which translates to MTAARSLTTVAELVDAGLIAEAKRADATAVAERYAVAVTPPLVSLMDATDPLDPIARQFIPDAAELVTLPEERADPIGDLAHSPVEGIVHRYPDRVLLKAVHVCPVYCRFCFRREMVGPDGLGTLSAKALDTAIAYIAERPEIWEVILTGGDPFVLSPRRLHAIMERLATIPHVKIVRFHTRVPVVDPARIDAALIEALKASGKTTYVALHANHPREFTPDARDAIARIVDAGIVMISQTVLLKGINDDAAVLAELMRTFVENRVKPYYLHHPDLAPGTSHFRLTLAEGRALVESLRGRVSGLCQPTYILDIPGGHGKVRADSLAVEEADDGCFRVRDFRGETHAYPPEDGGA; encoded by the coding sequence ATGACGGCGGCGCGCAGCCTGACGACGGTCGCCGAACTCGTTGACGCCGGCCTCATTGCCGAGGCGAAGCGTGCCGATGCCACCGCCGTTGCCGAGCGTTATGCCGTCGCCGTCACGCCGCCGCTCGTCTCGCTGATGGATGCCACCGATCCGCTCGACCCGATCGCCCGGCAATTCATCCCCGATGCCGCCGAACTCGTGACGCTGCCGGAGGAGCGCGCCGACCCGATCGGCGACCTCGCGCACAGCCCCGTCGAGGGCATCGTGCACCGCTATCCCGACCGCGTGCTGCTGAAGGCGGTGCATGTCTGCCCGGTCTATTGCCGCTTCTGCTTCCGTCGCGAAATGGTCGGGCCGGATGGCCTCGGCACCCTGTCCGCCAAGGCGCTCGATACGGCCATCGCCTATATCGCCGAACGGCCGGAAATCTGGGAGGTGATCCTGACCGGCGGCGATCCGTTCGTGCTCTCCCCGCGCCGCTTGCATGCCATCATGGAGCGCCTGGCGACGATCCCGCATGTGAAGATCGTGCGTTTCCATACCCGCGTGCCCGTTGTCGATCCCGCGCGCATCGATGCCGCCCTCATTGAGGCGCTGAAAGCCTCCGGCAAGACGACCTATGTCGCGCTCCACGCCAACCATCCGCGTGAATTCACGCCGGATGCCCGCGACGCCATCGCCCGTATCGTCGATGCCGGCATCGTTATGATCAGCCAGACGGTGCTTTTGAAGGGCATCAACGACGACGCGGCGGTGCTGGCGGAGTTGATGCGCACCTTCGTCGAGAACCGCGTCAAACCCTACTACCTGCACCACCCCGACCTTGCGCCCGGCACGTCGCATTTCCGCCTGACGCTCGCCGAAGGCCGGGCACTGGTGGAAAGCCTGCGCGGCCGCGTCTCCGGCCTCTGCCAGCCGACCTACATCCTCGACATTCCCGGCGGACACGGCAAGGTAAGGGCGGATTCGCTTGCCGTCGAAGAGGCGGATGACGGCTGTTTCCGCGTGCGCGATTTCCGCGGCGAGACGCACGCCTATCCGCCAGAAGACGGCGGGGCGTAG
- a CDS encoding methyl-accepting chemotaxis protein encodes MRNVRISRLLPALFVLMVVLGALQGAVAFRSLSTMTGHIERIGAERMPQMSSILQLSHAFSELNATYSEHLLSMDPDEIGRIEARIKERADAFAGMVDSYGAANSGDAATVTEVDSIKATLKTYIDESAKLIQFSAIAAKGPALEVYKGPMQASADAITASLNDLVARTQKVTEETILAAHSEEGSAFALTWASLAVAMGIAIAAIFLVNRRVVKPLNGLGAAMKRLAGGDTTVTIPHADRTDEIGEMAGTVAIFRDNAAERQRLERQSEDDRRRADGERQAREAERTRDSGRVQEAVASLADALGKLAAGDMTCRIEQPFDGDLDRLREDFNASVSRLSDALREVGENARAIDAGASQIRAAADDLSRRTEQQAASVEETAAALEQITTTVRDSTKRAEEAGALVGRTRSGAEKSGEIVRRAVAAMQEIEKSSSEITSIIGVIDDIAFQTNLLALNAGVEAARAGEAGKGFAVVAQEVRELAQRSAKAAKEIKTLINTSGEQVRTGVSLVGDTGRSLQTIVTEVQEINSHVQAIVEAAREQSTGLQEINTAVNAMDQGTQKNAAMVEETTAASHGLASEVQALNALIGRFNVGGSTAAGHSRQAPHLHVVPSTPAAPPIAPAPTLVRKSPGQWNVKPAGSGARPVSSPALALSEKLAGALGVRQDKGPDGDWEEF; translated from the coding sequence ATGCGTAATGTCCGGATCAGCAGGCTCCTGCCCGCGCTCTTCGTCCTCATGGTCGTGTTGGGTGCCCTGCAAGGCGCCGTCGCCTTCCGCTCGCTGTCGACGATGACCGGCCATATCGAGCGTATCGGCGCGGAACGCATGCCGCAGATGAGCAGCATCCTGCAGCTGAGCCACGCCTTCTCCGAGCTCAACGCGACCTATTCCGAACACCTGCTGTCGATGGACCCGGACGAGATTGGCCGCATCGAGGCGCGCATCAAGGAACGCGCCGATGCCTTTGCCGGTATGGTCGACAGCTATGGTGCCGCCAACAGCGGCGATGCGGCGACGGTAACGGAAGTCGACAGCATCAAGGCGACGCTGAAGACCTATATCGACGAGTCGGCAAAGCTCATCCAGTTTTCCGCCATCGCCGCCAAGGGGCCGGCACTGGAAGTCTACAAGGGGCCGATGCAGGCGAGTGCCGACGCGATCACCGCCTCGCTCAACGATCTCGTCGCCCGCACGCAGAAGGTCACCGAAGAGACGATCCTTGCCGCCCATAGCGAGGAAGGCTCTGCCTTCGCCCTGACCTGGGCGTCGCTTGCCGTCGCGATGGGCATCGCGATCGCCGCCATCTTCCTGGTCAACCGCCGCGTTGTGAAGCCGCTGAATGGCCTCGGGGCCGCGATGAAGCGCTTGGCCGGCGGCGATACGACCGTTACGATCCCGCACGCCGACCGCACGGACGAAATCGGCGAGATGGCCGGCACCGTTGCCATCTTCCGCGACAATGCCGCCGAGCGCCAGCGCCTGGAACGCCAGAGCGAGGACGACCGCCGCCGGGCGGACGGCGAACGCCAGGCCCGCGAGGCCGAGCGCACCCGCGACAGCGGCCGCGTGCAGGAAGCCGTCGCAAGCCTCGCCGACGCGCTCGGCAAGCTTGCTGCCGGCGACATGACGTGCCGCATCGAACAGCCGTTCGATGGTGATCTCGACCGGCTGCGCGAGGATTTCAACGCCTCGGTCTCTCGCCTCAGCGATGCGCTGCGCGAAGTCGGCGAAAATGCCCGGGCGATCGATGCCGGTGCCAGCCAGATCCGCGCCGCTGCCGATGACCTGTCGCGCCGCACCGAGCAGCAGGCCGCCTCCGTCGAGGAGACGGCCGCAGCACTCGAACAGATCACGACGACAGTCCGGGATTCGACCAAGCGGGCGGAAGAGGCGGGCGCGCTCGTCGGCCGCACCCGCTCGGGCGCCGAAAAATCCGGCGAGATCGTGCGCCGTGCCGTTGCTGCGATGCAGGAAATTGAAAAGTCCTCGAGCGAAATCACCAGCATCATCGGCGTCATCGACGACATCGCCTTCCAGACCAATCTGCTCGCCCTGAACGCGGGCGTCGAAGCGGCCCGCGCGGGCGAGGCCGGCAAGGGTTTTGCCGTCGTGGCGCAGGAAGTCCGCGAGCTTGCCCAGCGCTCGGCCAAGGCCGCCAAGGAAATCAAGACGCTGATCAACACGTCCGGCGAGCAGGTGCGCACCGGCGTGTCGCTCGTCGGCGATACGGGCCGCTCGCTCCAGACCATCGTCACCGAGGTGCAGGAGATCAACAGCCACGTGCAGGCGATCGTCGAGGCTGCGCGCGAACAATCGACCGGCCTTCAGGAAATCAACACCGCCGTCAACGCGATGGATCAGGGCACGCAGAAGAATGCCGCGATGGTCGAGGAAACGACAGCGGCAAGCCACGGCCTCGCCTCGGAAGTGCAGGCGCTGAACGCGCTGATCGGCCGCTTCAACGTCGGCGGCAGCACGGCGGCGGGCCACAGCAGGCAGGCCCCCCATCTCCACGTTGTGCCGTCCACTCCGGCGGCACCACCCATTGCCCCGGCGCCCACGCTCGTCCGCAAGTCGCCCGGCCAGTGGAACGTCAAGCCGGCCGGCAGCGGTGCGCGCCCGGTCAGTTCGCCGGCGCTCGCGCTCAGTGAAAAGCTGGCCGGAGCACTCGGCGTCCGCCAGGACAAGGGGCCGGATGGCGATTGGGAAGAGTTTTGA
- a CDS encoding sulfate transporter family protein, whose amino-acid sequence MIFNAARLSLSNLFAPETRGVFWKVIGLTLLALVVIWFGLRESFVAFAWPWLQGAVMPDLPEWAGWLTFVFGIIASLGLALGLALLLAPVTAIIAGFFLDDVAEVIEKRDYPTETPGTALPLGQAIAGSIKFLGVVILGNLIALFLLFIPGVNLVAFFLVNGYLLGREFFEFAAMRYRTPAEARLFRAKHASTVLLAGLLIAAFLAVPIVNLLTPLFAAGLMVHLHKALSRKDPGFSLRQN is encoded by the coding sequence ATGATCTTCAACGCTGCCCGGCTCTCGCTTAGCAATCTCTTCGCTCCCGAGACGCGCGGCGTCTTCTGGAAGGTCATCGGGCTCACGCTTCTCGCCCTCGTCGTCATCTGGTTCGGCCTGCGGGAGAGTTTTGTCGCCTTCGCCTGGCCATGGCTGCAAGGGGCTGTCATGCCCGACCTGCCGGAATGGGCCGGCTGGCTCACCTTCGTCTTCGGCATCATCGCAAGCCTTGGCCTGGCGCTTGGCCTCGCGTTGCTGCTGGCGCCCGTGACGGCCATCATCGCCGGCTTCTTCCTCGACGACGTCGCCGAGGTCATCGAGAAGCGCGATTACCCGACGGAAACACCGGGCACGGCATTGCCGCTCGGCCAGGCGATTGCAGGCTCGATCAAGTTCCTCGGCGTCGTCATCCTCGGCAACCTCATCGCACTGTTCCTGCTGTTCATTCCCGGCGTCAATCTCGTCGCCTTCTTCCTGGTCAACGGCTACCTGCTCGGCCGGGAATTTTTCGAGTTCGCGGCGATGCGCTACCGGACCCCTGCGGAGGCGCGGCTGTTTCGGGCCAAACACGCCTCCACCGTTCTTCTCGCCGGCCTGCTTATCGCCGCGTTCCTCGCGGTCCCGATCGTCAACCTGCTGACGCCGCTCTTCGCCGCCGGCCTCATGGTGCATCTCCACAAGGCCTTGAGCCGCAAGGATCCGGGCTTCTCACTGCGGCAGAACTGA
- a CDS encoding VOC family protein, producing MKTTSYYPVIMTDDVAGTAAFYETHFKFESLFDSGWYNHLQSREDEKVTLAVLDGAHSTIPAVGRGKVSGLLLNFEVEDVDAVYDALRAARLPILLDLRDEDFGQRHFITADPNGVLIDVIKPIPPKGEYVALYEASVLPQ from the coding sequence ATGAAAACGACCAGCTACTATCCCGTGATCATGACTGACGACGTGGCCGGTACCGCCGCCTTCTACGAGACCCATTTCAAATTCGAATCTCTCTTCGACAGCGGCTGGTACAACCATCTCCAGTCCAGGGAAGACGAGAAGGTGACGCTCGCCGTGCTCGACGGCGCGCATTCGACGATCCCCGCCGTCGGCCGCGGCAAGGTCTCAGGCCTGCTGTTGAACTTCGAGGTGGAGGATGTCGATGCCGTCTACGATGCCCTGCGCGCCGCGCGCCTTCCGATCCTGCTCGATCTCCGCGACGAGGATTTTGGCCAGCGCCATTTCATCACGGCCGATCCGAACGGCGTGCTGATCGACGTCATAAAGCCGATCCCGCCGAAGGGCGAGTATGTCGCGCTCTACGAAGCGTCAGTTCTGCCGCAGTGA
- a CDS encoding TetR family transcriptional regulator — MARSNKERTEATRLALIEAARRLFVEKGYAETATPDIVAEAGVTRGALYHHFEDKKALFRAVLEREGEAVAAHIEERAVRSKSPREALLHGASAYFDAMIKPGRTRLLLLEAPAVLGLESVVAIDRQNAEATLKAGLSDFLGAGANTATLQALTEMLSAAFDRAAIAIETGADRTTYESAIADLLDGLVRA, encoded by the coding sequence ATGGCTCGCAGCAACAAGGAACGCACCGAGGCAACACGCCTCGCGTTGATCGAGGCGGCGCGGCGGCTTTTCGTGGAAAAGGGTTACGCAGAGACGGCGACGCCGGACATTGTGGCGGAGGCCGGGGTGACGCGCGGCGCGCTCTACCATCATTTCGAGGACAAGAAAGCGCTGTTTCGCGCGGTGCTCGAACGTGAAGGTGAAGCCGTGGCAGCCCACATCGAAGAGAGAGCGGTGCGGAGCAAATCACCGCGGGAGGCACTCTTGCACGGGGCGTCCGCCTATTTCGACGCCATGATCAAGCCCGGCCGCACACGCCTGCTCCTGCTCGAAGCGCCGGCGGTGCTCGGGCTGGAAAGCGTCGTTGCGATCGATCGGCAGAATGCCGAAGCGACGCTGAAGGCAGGCCTATCGGACTTCCTTGGAGCAGGAGCGAATACCGCAACACTCCAGGCACTGACGGAAATGCTCTCCGCCGCCTTCGACCGCGCGGCGATCGCCATCGAGACCGGCGCCGACCGCACGACCTATGAAAGCGCGATCGCCGACCTGCTCGACGGTCTCGTCAGGGCGTAG
- the nth gene encoding endonuclease III, with the protein MENGTIKKKPSSASPRRKAPARPKSLYSQDELKEVFRRFSIQRPEPKGELEHVNPFTLVVAVALSAQATDAGVNKATRALFAIADTPEKMLALGEEKVRDYIKTIGLYRNKAKNVIALSQMLIERFGGEVPRTREELIMLPGVGRKTANVVLSMAFGQATMAVDTHIFRIANRLLLAPGKTPDEVEDRLIRIIPDEYLYHAHHWLILHGRYCCKARRPECEHCVIADLCRSPEKSCDVPAPLVELPAQLYGPTP; encoded by the coding sequence ATGGAAAACGGGACGATCAAAAAGAAGCCGAGCTCCGCCTCGCCCCGTCGCAAGGCGCCGGCGCGGCCGAAGAGCCTCTATTCGCAGGACGAGCTGAAGGAGGTTTTCCGGCGCTTCTCCATCCAGCGGCCTGAGCCGAAGGGCGAGCTGGAACACGTCAATCCCTTCACGCTGGTCGTCGCCGTGGCACTCTCCGCGCAGGCGACGGATGCCGGCGTCAACAAGGCGACGCGCGCGCTCTTTGCCATTGCCGACACGCCGGAAAAGATGCTGGCTCTCGGCGAAGAGAAGGTTCGCGACTACATCAAGACGATCGGGCTCTACCGCAACAAGGCGAAGAACGTCATCGCGCTCAGCCAGATGCTGATTGAGCGCTTCGGCGGCGAGGTGCCGCGCACGCGGGAAGAGCTCATTATGTTGCCGGGCGTTGGGCGCAAGACGGCGAATGTCGTGCTCTCCATGGCCTTCGGGCAGGCGACGATGGCGGTCGACACGCATATTTTCCGCATCGCCAACCGGCTGCTGCTGGCGCCCGGGAAAACGCCGGACGAGGTGGAGGATCGGCTGATCCGCATCATTCCCGACGAATATCTCTATCATGCGCACCACTGGCTGATCCTGCACGGGCGCTACTGTTGCAAGGCGCGCAGGCCGGAATGCGAGCACTGCGTCATCGCCGATCTCTGTCGATCGCCGGAAAAGTCCTGCGACGTGCCGGCGCCCCTGGTGGAACTGCCGGCGCAGCTCTACGGCCCTACGCCCTGA
- a CDS encoding DUF2244 domain-containing protein, giving the protein MTQGNADMTMNDLPVFSAELHPYRSLGRNGHRIFFIIAGALTLAHMAVFLISGAWPVMLFFGLDFGILIGAFWLNNRAAKAREVVSLSRTNISIRKISPSGRETEHVFNPFWARFLVSRKPKIGITAMHVSGDGRETDVGTFLPLDDRERFASAFSGALARVKRGY; this is encoded by the coding sequence ATGACGCAAGGCAACGCCGACATGACGATGAACGACCTGCCGGTCTTCTCCGCGGAACTCCACCCCTACCGCTCGCTGGGGCGGAACGGGCATCGCATATTCTTCATCATCGCGGGCGCGCTCACCCTTGCCCATATGGCCGTCTTCCTGATTTCCGGCGCCTGGCCCGTCATGCTGTTCTTCGGCCTCGATTTCGGCATCCTGATCGGCGCCTTCTGGCTGAACAACCGGGCGGCAAAGGCGCGCGAGGTCGTGTCGCTCTCGCGCACCAACATCTCGATCCGCAAGATCAGTCCGTCGGGCCGCGAGACCGAACACGTCTTCAATCCGTTCTGGGCGCGCTTCCTTGTCTCGCGCAAGCCGAAGATCGGCATCACCGCCATGCATGTCAGCGGCGACGGCCGCGAGACCGATGTCGGTACATTCCTGCCCCTTGACGATCGCGAACGCTTCGCCTCCGCCTTTTCCGGCGCGCTTGCCCGGGTCAAACGCGGCTACTAG
- a CDS encoding bifunctional helix-turn-helix domain-containing protein/methylated-DNA--[protein]-cysteine S-methyltransferase, translating to MNIAATLQTDITPEGDDYATVRRVIEMITEDYRDQPGLEDIAGRLDQSPTQLQKTFTRWAGLSPKAFLQAVTLDHAKRLLRQEDLPLLETSFEVGLSGPSRLHDLFVTHEAMSPGEWKARGAGLTIRYGLHPSPFGGALVMITDRGLAGLAFTDEADGMDAFEDMSSRWPNAIYVEDSEATAPYAERIFDPERWNAEEPLRVVLIGSDFQVRVWEALLRIPMGCAVTYSSIAQKLGQPTASRAVGAAVGRNPISFVVPCHRALGKSGALTGYHWGLTRKRAMLGWESGKA from the coding sequence ATGAACATTGCCGCGACTTTGCAAACCGACATCACGCCCGAGGGCGACGACTATGCGACCGTCCGCCGGGTCATCGAGATGATCACCGAGGATTATCGCGACCAGCCAGGCCTGGAAGACATTGCCGGCCGGCTCGATCAGTCACCGACGCAGTTGCAGAAGACGTTTACCCGCTGGGCCGGGCTTTCGCCAAAGGCGTTCCTGCAGGCCGTGACGCTCGACCACGCCAAGCGCCTGCTGCGCCAGGAGGACCTGCCGCTGCTCGAAACGAGTTTCGAGGTCGGTCTCTCCGGCCCGAGCCGGTTGCACGATCTGTTCGTCACGCACGAGGCCATGTCGCCCGGCGAGTGGAAGGCGCGCGGCGCGGGTCTTACGATCCGCTACGGCCTGCACCCCTCGCCCTTCGGCGGCGCGCTCGTCATGATCACCGATCGCGGCCTTGCCGGCCTCGCCTTCACCGACGAGGCGGACGGCATGGACGCCTTCGAGGACATGTCCTCGCGCTGGCCGAACGCCATCTATGTCGAGGACAGCGAGGCAACGGCCCCCTATGCGGAGCGCATCTTCGATCCGGAACGCTGGAACGCGGAAGAACCGTTGCGCGTCGTTTTGATCGGCTCGGACTTTCAGGTCCGGGTCTGGGAGGCGCTGCTACGCATTCCGATGGGCTGCGCCGTCACCTATTCGTCGATCGCCCAAAAGCTCGGCCAGCCGACCGCTTCGCGCGCCGTGGGCGCCGCCGTCGGGCGAAACCCCATTTCCTTCGTTGTGCCGTGCCACCGGGCGCTCGGCAAGAGTGGGGCGCTTACCGGCTACCATTGGGGCCTGACGCGCAAGCGCGCCATGCTGGGCTGGGAATCGGGCAAGGCCTGA
- a CDS encoding TetR/AcrR family transcriptional regulator, whose product MTEADSKPARRSIGATRNPDSQAAILAAAEAVLVENGLGGFSIEAVARRARAGKPTIYRWWPSQAALLLDVYHSQKRINFIFPDKGNVREDLRAYLSGLMQTWREGASGELFRSVVAKAQGEPAALAALSAYMAVRRSQSGRIIEKAQARGEVRPDVQPELITEILSSFAWGRLLTERLDVSDAEIDAVVDAVLCGIVTKPAA is encoded by the coding sequence ATGACCGAGGCAGACAGCAAGCCGGCACGCCGCTCGATCGGCGCCACGCGCAATCCGGACAGCCAGGCGGCCATTCTCGCGGCGGCCGAGGCCGTGCTGGTGGAAAACGGGCTCGGGGGCTTCTCTATCGAGGCGGTGGCGCGCCGCGCCCGCGCCGGCAAGCCGACGATCTATCGTTGGTGGCCCTCGCAGGCCGCGCTGCTGCTTGACGTCTATCACAGCCAGAAGCGCATCAATTTCATCTTTCCTGATAAAGGCAATGTGCGCGAAGACCTGCGCGCCTATCTTTCCGGCCTCATGCAGACGTGGCGGGAAGGTGCCAGCGGCGAACTTTTCCGCAGCGTGGTGGCCAAGGCCCAGGGCGAGCCTGCCGCACTCGCAGCCCTTTCCGCCTATATGGCGGTCCGTCGCAGCCAGAGCGGCAGGATCATCGAGAAGGCGCAGGCGCGCGGCGAGGTGCGCCCGGACGTGCAGCCTGAACTGATCACCGAAATCCTGTCGAGCTTCGCCTGGGGCCGGTTGCTGACCGAGCGGCTTGATGTCTCCGACGCGGAAATCGACGCCGTGGTCGATGCGGTTCTCTGCGGCATTGTCACAAAGCCGGCCGCCTGA
- the dnaJ gene encoding molecular chaperone DnaJ, which produces MAKADFYETLGVSKTADEKELKSAFRKMAMKYHPDKNPGDATAEQTFKNVNEAYETLKDPQKRAAYDRYGHAAFEQGGMGGGGGGFQGGGFSDIFEDIFGEMMGGGRQRRSAGGRERGGDLRYNMEISLEEAYAGKTAQIRVPTSITCDVCTGTGAKPGTSPKTCATCQGSGRVRAAQGFFSIERTCPTCHGRGQTISDPCTKCHGHGRVTEERSLSVNIPAGIEDGTRIRLSGEGEAGARGGPAGDLYIFLSVKPHEFFQRDGADLYCTVPISMTTAALGGTFDVATLDSTKSRVTVPEGTQAGKQFRLKGKGMPVLRSAQVGDLYIQIQIETPQKLTKRQRELLKEFEEISSKDNNPESAGFFARMKEFFEG; this is translated from the coding sequence ATGGCAAAAGCTGATTTTTACGAGACGCTGGGTGTCTCCAAGACCGCCGACGAGAAGGAGCTGAAGAGCGCCTTCCGCAAGATGGCGATGAAGTATCACCCGGACAAGAATCCGGGCGATGCCACGGCCGAGCAGACGTTCAAGAACGTCAACGAGGCATACGAAACGCTGAAGGACCCGCAGAAACGCGCGGCCTACGACCGTTATGGCCACGCTGCCTTCGAGCAGGGCGGCATGGGCGGCGGTGGCGGCGGCTTCCAGGGCGGCGGCTTCTCCGACATTTTCGAAGATATCTTCGGCGAGATGATGGGCGGCGGGCGCCAGCGGCGTTCCGCCGGTGGGCGCGAGCGCGGCGGCGATCTGCGCTACAACATGGAAATCTCGCTGGAAGAGGCCTATGCCGGCAAGACCGCGCAGATCCGCGTGCCGACGTCGATCACCTGTGACGTCTGTACCGGGACCGGCGCCAAGCCCGGCACGAGCCCGAAGACCTGCGCCACCTGCCAGGGCTCCGGCCGCGTGCGGGCAGCCCAGGGCTTCTTCTCGATCGAACGCACCTGCCCGACCTGCCACGGCCGCGGCCAGACCATCAGCGACCCCTGCACCAAGTGCCACGGCCATGGCCGCGTCACGGAAGAGCGCTCGCTGTCGGTCAACATCCCGGCCGGCATCGAGGACGGCACGCGCATCCGGCTCTCCGGCGAAGGCGAGGCGGGCGCACGCGGCGGTCCTGCGGGCGATCTCTACATCTTCCTGTCGGTGAAGCCGCACGAGTTCTTCCAGCGCGACGGGGCGGATCTCTACTGCACCGTGCCGATCTCGATGACGACGGCAGCCCTTGGCGGCACGTTCGACGTGGCGACGCTCGACAGCACGAAGTCCCGTGTTACCGTGCCGGAAGGCACGCAGGCCGGAAAGCAGTTCCGGCTGAAGGGCAAGGGCATGCCGGTTCTGCGTTCCGCGCAGGTCGGTGATCTCTACATCCAGATCCAGATCGAGACGCCGCAGAAGCTGACCAAGCGCCAGCGCGAGCTGCTCAAGGAATTCGAGGAGATTTCCTCGAAGGACAACAACCCGGAATCCGCCGGTTTCTTCGCGCGGATGAAGGAGTTCTTCGAAGGCTGA